The following are encoded together in the Micromonospora lupini genome:
- a CDS encoding carbohydrate ABC transporter permease codes for MNKLRTGAFHTCMILLSLLWLGPVLWVVVMSTRSFDDIAAHGVGSLPRSFTLDTYRQAWTDGGELRALINSMVVTVPSVVLSLGLAAMAAFALSRFRIPGRRTILLLMLAGNLLPPQILLIPVAKFSELTGLYDSLWALIAVQVGFGLGFYTFVLHGFMRDLPGEIQEAATIDGAGTAQIFTKVMLPLTRPALAALGALSFTWIFNDLLWAITVLRTDDNMPVTPALLALQGQFVSSWNVIAAGTVIAAVPTVAVFLRFQRHFVSGLALGAVK; via the coding sequence ATGAACAAGCTCCGTACCGGGGCCTTCCACACCTGCATGATCCTGCTGTCGCTGCTCTGGCTGGGTCCGGTGCTCTGGGTCGTGGTGATGTCCACCCGGTCGTTCGACGACATCGCCGCGCACGGGGTGGGCAGCCTGCCCCGGTCGTTCACCCTGGACACGTACCGGCAGGCGTGGACCGACGGCGGCGAGCTGCGGGCGCTGATCAACAGCATGGTGGTGACAGTGCCGTCAGTGGTGCTGAGCCTCGGGCTCGCGGCGATGGCCGCGTTCGCGCTGAGCCGTTTCCGGATACCCGGCCGGCGGACGATCCTGCTGTTGATGCTCGCCGGCAACCTGCTCCCACCACAGATCCTGCTCATTCCGGTGGCCAAGTTCAGCGAGCTGACCGGCCTGTACGACTCGCTCTGGGCGCTGATCGCGGTGCAGGTCGGCTTCGGGCTCGGCTTCTACACGTTCGTCCTGCACGGGTTCATGCGGGACCTGCCGGGCGAGATCCAGGAGGCGGCCACGATCGACGGCGCCGGCACCGCGCAGATCTTCACAAAGGTGATGCTGCCGCTGACCCGACCCGCGCTGGCAGCCCTCGGCGCGCTCTCCTTCACGTGGATCTTCAACGACCTGCTGTGGGCGATCACAGTGCTGCGGACCGACGACAACATGCCTGTCACCCCGGCGCTGCTCGCTCTGCAGGGGCAGTTCGTCTCGTCCTGGAACGTCATCGCCGCCGGCACGGTCATCGCGGCCGTTCCCACAGTCGCGGTGTTCCTGCGCTTCCAGCGGCACTTCGTCTCCGGCCTGGCGCTCGGAGCGGTCAAGTGA
- a CDS encoding ABC transporter substrate-binding protein, producing MSDFDPGRRRFLGHLGLAGLGALGASSFLSACASSASGPAAGNGSGAVTIQSNLSSPQAKAAMEKLIETFNKQGKGTASLNTIASETFRTQLPTYLTSANPPDVYTWYAGSVANDYASRDLLLDVSDVWKSLGDYPQSLRTLSTDASGKQIFVPMNNYWWGFFYRKSNFAKWGVQEPKTWTEFLAVCETLKSKGVPPIGIGLGDTPWVASAWFDYLNIRINGAQFHRELLAGKQRFDDPKVKAVFTRWREALPYFDPKGKAYPFQEATTALLAGKTGMFLIGTFFADAAPKDALGDLDFFRFPVIDPAVPLAEEAPTDGFFASAKTANPTGTKALLSYLASTEAQEAYVKASSGIVLPANPKAKASDSPLVVKGKAMLDEAKELTQFFNRDSSDALQPTADTALTKFIDKPDQIDAILREWQAGAEKVFKG from the coding sequence GTGAGCGACTTCGACCCCGGTCGCCGGCGATTCCTTGGCCACCTCGGGCTCGCCGGCCTGGGTGCGCTCGGCGCGAGCTCGTTCCTCAGCGCGTGCGCCAGCTCCGCCAGCGGGCCGGCCGCGGGCAACGGCTCGGGCGCGGTCACCATCCAGTCCAACCTCTCCTCGCCGCAGGCCAAGGCGGCGATGGAGAAGCTGATCGAGACGTTCAACAAGCAGGGCAAGGGCACGGCGAGCCTCAACACGATCGCCTCGGAGACCTTCCGGACCCAGCTCCCGACGTACCTCACCTCGGCGAACCCGCCGGACGTCTACACCTGGTACGCGGGTTCGGTCGCCAACGACTACGCGAGCCGGGACCTGCTGCTGGACGTCTCCGACGTCTGGAAGTCGCTCGGCGACTACCCCCAGTCGCTGCGTACCCTCTCCACCGACGCCAGCGGCAAGCAGATCTTCGTGCCGATGAACAACTACTGGTGGGGCTTCTTCTACCGCAAGTCGAACTTCGCCAAGTGGGGCGTGCAGGAGCCGAAGACCTGGACCGAGTTCCTGGCGGTCTGCGAGACGCTGAAGAGCAAGGGCGTCCCCCCGATCGGCATCGGCCTCGGCGACACCCCGTGGGTCGCCTCGGCCTGGTTCGACTACCTCAACATCCGCATCAACGGCGCGCAGTTCCACCGTGAGCTGCTCGCCGGCAAGCAGCGCTTCGACGACCCGAAGGTCAAGGCGGTGTTCACCCGCTGGCGGGAGGCCCTGCCCTACTTCGACCCCAAGGGCAAGGCGTACCCGTTCCAGGAGGCGACCACCGCGCTGCTGGCCGGCAAGACGGGGATGTTCCTGATCGGCACGTTCTTCGCCGACGCCGCACCCAAGGACGCCCTCGGCGACCTGGACTTCTTCCGGTTCCCGGTCATCGACCCGGCGGTGCCGCTGGCCGAGGAGGCCCCGACGGACGGCTTCTTCGCCAGCGCGAAGACGGCCAACCCGACCGGCACCAAGGCCCTGCTCAGCTACCTGGCCTCGACCGAGGCCCAGGAGGCGTACGTCAAGGCCAGCTCCGGCATCGTGCTGCCGGCCAACCCGAAGGCCAAGGCGTCCGACTCGCCGCTCGTGGTCAAGGGCAAGGCGATGCTCGACGAGGCCAAGGAGCTGACCCAGTTCTTCAACCGCGACTCCAGCGACGCGCTCCAGCCGACCGCGGACACCGCGCTCACCAAGTTCATCGACAAGCCGGACCAGATCGACGCGATACTGCGGGAGTGGCAGGCCGGCGCCGAGAAGGTCTTCAAGGGCTGA
- a CDS encoding carbohydrate ABC transporter permease, with protein sequence MTATISTTSVTPIRRRRRSARLSPLLVAFVLVPFAVESVWVFWPALQGFWFSLTRWDGMSPPAFVGTDNYVELAGDATFRGALVNTVIWLVLFGGLSVLGGFGMALVLQKERRGVGFYRAALFTPVVFSLVVTALVWRVFYQPDGVADTILRAVGLESLIRPWLADPQTALYAVILPALWRQIGYVMVLFLAGLKAIDPALHEAARMDGANSWQRLRHVTIPQLKGVNAVVLSVIVIDSLRSFDIVWSLTRGGPYHSSELLSTYMYSTAFQSLRLGYASAIAVVIFVLALAVILGYLVRAFREEA encoded by the coding sequence GTGACAGCGACGATCTCCACGACTTCGGTCACCCCCATCCGGCGGCGGCGACGGTCGGCCCGACTGTCGCCGCTGCTGGTGGCGTTCGTCCTGGTGCCGTTCGCGGTCGAGAGCGTCTGGGTGTTCTGGCCCGCACTCCAGGGCTTCTGGTTCTCGCTCACCCGCTGGGACGGGATGTCGCCGCCGGCCTTCGTCGGCACCGACAACTACGTCGAGCTGGCCGGTGACGCCACCTTCCGGGGCGCGCTCGTCAACACGGTGATCTGGCTGGTGCTCTTCGGCGGCCTCTCCGTGCTGGGCGGCTTCGGCATGGCGCTGGTCCTGCAGAAGGAGCGGCGCGGGGTCGGCTTCTACCGGGCCGCCCTGTTCACCCCTGTGGTGTTCTCGCTTGTGGTGACCGCGCTGGTCTGGCGCGTCTTCTACCAGCCCGACGGCGTCGCCGACACGATCCTGCGGGCCGTCGGGCTGGAGAGCCTGATCCGGCCCTGGCTCGCCGACCCGCAGACCGCCCTGTACGCGGTGATCCTGCCCGCCCTGTGGCGGCAGATCGGGTACGTCATGGTGCTGTTCCTGGCCGGCCTGAAGGCGATCGACCCGGCCCTGCACGAGGCGGCCCGGATGGACGGCGCCAACTCCTGGCAGCGGCTGCGGCACGTGACGATTCCCCAGCTCAAGGGCGTCAACGCGGTGGTGCTCTCGGTCATCGTGATCGACTCGCTGCGCTCCTTCGACATCGTCTGGTCGCTGACCAGGGGCGGCCCGTACCACTCGTCGGAGCTGCTGAGCACCTACATGTACTCGACCGCGTTCCAGAGCCTGCGGCTTGGCTACGCCTCCGCAATCGCCGTCGTGATCTTCGTGCTCGCGCTTGCGGTCATCCTCGGCTACCTGGTCCGCGCGTTCCGGGAGGAAGCGTGA
- a CDS encoding SDR family NAD(P)-dependent oxidoreductase — MRRLEGKNALVTGAMGGIGAAIARRLAAEGAAVALLDVADSTPLAEELAARGDRALSVVGDVSEENDWTAAVTAVRAGLGPIDILVSTAYAVRVAPAHETSRQSWDHQLGVSLTGSFLGVRACLDDLRARAGAVVLISSVHALVGLPGRPAYAAAKGGLVALGRQLAVEYGPQVRVNTVLPGPIRTAAWAEVSEEDRRRSVAETVAKRFGTPDEVAATVAFLASPDAAYVTGASLVVDGGWTAVKASA, encoded by the coding sequence ATGCGCCGGCTTGAGGGTAAGAACGCGCTGGTCACCGGCGCGATGGGTGGGATCGGCGCGGCCATCGCCCGGCGACTCGCCGCCGAGGGTGCGGCTGTCGCACTGCTCGACGTGGCCGACTCGACGCCGCTGGCAGAGGAACTGGCCGCTCGCGGCGACCGCGCACTGTCCGTAGTGGGCGATGTCAGCGAGGAGAACGACTGGACGGCCGCCGTGACAGCCGTACGGGCCGGCCTCGGCCCGATCGACATCCTCGTCAGCACCGCGTACGCCGTACGGGTCGCCCCGGCCCACGAGACCAGCCGGCAGTCCTGGGACCACCAGCTCGGCGTCAGCCTCACCGGCTCGTTCCTCGGCGTCCGCGCCTGCCTGGACGACCTGCGGGCACGCGCGGGCGCGGTGGTGCTCATCTCCTCGGTGCACGCGCTTGTCGGGCTGCCCGGCCGGCCCGCGTACGCGGCGGCCAAGGGCGGCCTGGTCGCGCTCGGCCGCCAACTCGCCGTCGAGTACGGGCCACAGGTGCGGGTCAACACCGTGCTGCCCGGTCCCATCCGCACCGCCGCCTGGGCCGAGGTGTCCGAAGAGGACCGTCGACGCAGCGTCGCCGAGACCGTGGCGAAACGCTTCGGCACCCCGGACGAGGTGGCCGCGACAGTCGCCTTCCTCGCCTCGCCGGACGCCGCCTACGTCACCGGCGCGAGCCTCGTGGTGGACGGTGGCTGGACAGCGGTGAAAGCCTCGGCCTGA
- a CDS encoding FadR/GntR family transcriptional regulator produces the protein MAQYARRGIHGQTVEAIARRILTGEIAAGATLNIVALQEEFDVSLTALREALKVLSAKGIVDARQKRGTFVRPRADWNLLDGDVIRWQFAEGPDERLLEKLHEVRAIIEPAAARLAATRATEDDLAALDQALTEMAEADGDPAAAVAADLAFHRALLAATHNELIERMEVVMETGLAERDRLVHGGAAHDDPVPSHRAVVDALRERDESAAETAMRELLDKAVRDVEKARGRRGSQ, from the coding sequence TTGGCACAGTACGCACGCCGCGGCATCCACGGGCAGACCGTCGAAGCGATCGCCCGTCGCATCCTCACCGGCGAGATCGCCGCCGGCGCGACCCTGAACATCGTCGCGCTCCAGGAGGAGTTCGACGTCAGCCTGACGGCCCTGCGCGAGGCGCTGAAGGTCCTCTCCGCCAAGGGCATCGTCGACGCCAGGCAGAAGCGCGGCACCTTCGTCCGGCCCCGCGCCGACTGGAACCTGCTCGACGGCGACGTGATCCGCTGGCAGTTCGCCGAGGGCCCCGACGAACGTCTGCTCGAAAAGCTGCACGAGGTGCGCGCGATCATCGAGCCGGCCGCCGCACGGCTGGCCGCCACCCGCGCGACCGAGGACGACCTGGCGGCCCTCGACCAGGCACTGACCGAGATGGCCGAGGCCGACGGTGACCCCGCCGCCGCCGTCGCCGCCGACCTCGCCTTCCACCGCGCGCTGCTCGCCGCCACCCACAACGAGCTGATCGAACGGATGGAGGTGGTGATGGAGACCGGGCTCGCCGAACGCGACCGCCTCGTGCACGGCGGCGCCGCGCACGACGACCCGGTGCCGAGCCACCGCGCGGTGGTCGACGCGCTGCGCGAGCGGGACGAGTCGGCGGCCGAGACCGCCATGCGTGAGTTGCTGGACAAGGCCGTCCGCGACGTCGAGAAGGCACGGGGACGAAGGGGCAGTCAGTGA
- the dgoD gene encoding galactonate dehydratase yields the protein MRIERIETFLVAPRWLFCRVETDDGLVGWGEPVIEGRAEVVRSAVEVLSEYLIGQDPLRIEKHWQVLTKGGFYRGGPILSSAVAGLDQALWDIAGQAYGAPVHALLGGPVREKVRIYSWIGGDEPDEVADAAAAQVAAGLTGVKMNACGRLSAIPTSAEVDAIVDRVAAAREVLGPDRDIALDFHGRAGLAAVRRILPELTPLRPFFVEEPVLPDQAHHLRDIVAGTPIPVATGERLYGRSEFLTPLQAGVAVVQPDLSHAGGISEVRRIAALAETYGALLAPHCPLGPISLAASLQVAFATPNFLIQEQSIGIHYNVGSELLDYVLDPEPFRFVDGHIARFDRPGLGITVDEAAVRKAAQTPHTWRNPVWQHADGSFAEW from the coding sequence GTGAGGATCGAGCGGATCGAGACGTTCCTGGTCGCGCCACGGTGGTTGTTCTGCCGGGTGGAGACCGACGACGGGCTCGTCGGCTGGGGTGAACCGGTCATCGAGGGCCGCGCCGAGGTGGTGCGCAGCGCGGTCGAGGTGCTCTCCGAATACCTGATCGGTCAGGATCCCCTGCGCATCGAAAAGCACTGGCAGGTGCTCACCAAGGGCGGCTTCTACCGGGGCGGCCCGATCCTCTCCAGCGCCGTCGCCGGCCTCGACCAGGCACTGTGGGACATCGCCGGGCAGGCGTACGGCGCTCCGGTGCACGCACTGCTGGGCGGGCCCGTCCGCGAGAAGGTGCGGATCTACTCCTGGATCGGCGGGGACGAGCCCGACGAGGTCGCCGACGCCGCCGCCGCGCAGGTCGCCGCCGGCCTCACCGGGGTCAAGATGAACGCCTGCGGCCGGCTCTCCGCCATCCCCACCTCCGCCGAGGTGGACGCCATCGTCGATCGGGTCGCCGCCGCCCGGGAGGTGCTCGGCCCGGACCGGGACATCGCGCTTGACTTCCACGGCCGTGCCGGGCTGGCCGCCGTACGCCGCATCCTGCCCGAGTTGACGCCGCTGCGCCCGTTCTTCGTGGAGGAGCCGGTCCTGCCCGACCAGGCCCACCACCTGCGTGACATCGTCGCCGGCACGCCGATCCCGGTGGCCACCGGTGAACGCCTCTACGGCCGCTCCGAGTTCCTCACCCCGTTGCAGGCCGGCGTCGCCGTCGTCCAGCCGGACCTGTCGCACGCCGGCGGCATCTCCGAGGTCCGCCGGATCGCCGCGCTGGCCGAGACGTACGGCGCGCTGCTCGCCCCGCACTGCCCGCTCGGCCCGATCTCCCTGGCGGCCAGCCTCCAGGTGGCCTTCGCGACACCGAACTTCCTGATCCAGGAGCAGAGCATCGGCATCCACTACAACGTCGGCTCGGAGCTGCTGGACTACGTGCTCGACCCGGAGCCGTTCCGGTTCGTGGACGGGCACATCGCCCGTTTCGACCGACCCGGCCTGGGCATCACTGTTGACGAGGCGGCGGTCCGCAAGGCCGCGCAGACCCCGCACACCTGGCGCAACCCGGTCTGGCAGCACGCCGACGGGTCGTTCGCCGAATGGTGA